The genomic window CGAAGTGCGCCGAGACCCTGCGGTCGGCCGTCACCACGGTCCAGCGGTCGGGCATGGTGCGCACCCCGGCCACGCCCAGGTTGAACATGGGCTCGATGGCCAGCACCATCCCCTCGGCCAGCTTGAGCCCCTTCCCCCGCCTGCCGAAGTTGGGCACCTGCGGCTCCTCGTGCGGCTTGCGCCCCACCCCGTGCCCCACCAGCTCGCGCACCACGCCGTAGCCGGCCGCGTCGGCCACCTCCTGGATCGCCGCGCCCACGTCGCCCAGCCGGTGGCCGGGGCGCGTCTCGGCGATCCCGCGGTACAGGGCGGCCCGCGTGCGCTCCAGCAGCTCGGCGACCTCCGGCTTCACCTCGCCCACGGGGAGCGTGAGCGCCGCGTCGGCGTAGAAGCCCTCCAGCTTCACCCCGCAGTCGATGCTCACCACGTCGCCCTCGGCGAGGCGCCGCCGGTGCGAGGGGATGCCGTGCACCACCTCGTGGTTTACGCTGGTGCAGAGCGTGGCCGGGAAGCCGTAGAGCCCCTTGAACGCCGGCTCCGCGCCCGCGTGCGAGCGGATGAAGTCCTCGGCGAAGCGGTCCAGCTCGCCCGTGCTGACGCCGGGGCGCACCTGTCCGGGCGCGACCGCGTACAGCGCGGCCAGGATGCGCCCGGCCCGCGCGATCACGTCGATCTCGTCCGGCGCGTACAGCGTGATCACCGCCCCAGCAGCCTCAGGATGTCGCCCTGCACCGCCTCGATCGGGCGGTCGCCGTCCACCGTGTGCACGGGCACCCCCGCGGCGCGGTAGTGCTCCACCAGCGGCGCCGTGCTCGCGCGGTACACCTCCAGCCGCCTGCGCACCGTGTCCTCGCGGTCGTCGTCGCGCTGCACCACCCGGGGCGCCACCTCGGGCGGCGGCGGGTTGTGCTCCACGTGGTAGACCGTGCCCGTCTCCGGGTCGGTGCGCCGCCCGCTCATGCGGCGGACGATCGCCTCGTCGGCCACCTCCAGGTAGACCACCGCGCCGATCCGGCGCCCCGCGTCGGCCAGCAGCCGGTCGAGCTGCCCGGCCTGCGCGGCGTTGCGCGGGTAGCCGTCGAACACCGCCCCGCCGGCCGCGTCGGGCCGGGCCAGGCGCTCGCGCACCATCCCCAGGATCACGTCGTCGGGGACCAGCCCGCCCGTGTCCATGACGGCCTTGGCGCGCCGGCCCAGCTCCGTCCCGGCGCGCACCGCGTCGCGGAGCATGTCGCCGGTGGCGATCTTGGGGACGCCCAGCTTCTCCGCAAGCAAGACGCCCTGGGTGCCCTTGCCGGCCCCCGGGGCGCCGAGGAGGATCACGTCCATTCCGACTTCAGTGCCGAAGTGCCCAGTGCCGAGCGCCCAGCGCACAAGTGCCCGGTTCCGCAGCGAAGCTCACTGGGCACTGGGCACTTGTACCTGGGCACTGCCGTTTAGATGTAGCGCTGCTGCCGGCCGCGGAACTTCACGCGGCCCTTCTTCATGAAGCCGTCGTAGCGCCGCAGCAGGAGGTGCTGCTGCATCTGCTGCACGGTGTCGAGCGCCACGCCCACCACGATCAGCAGCCCCGTGCCGCCCAGCACCCGCGAGAGCCCGGCCACCCCGAAGGCGTTCAGGACCATCGAGGGGACGATGGCGATCGCCGCCAGGAAGAGGGCCCCGGGGAGCGAGATGCGCGTCATCACCCGGTCGATGTACTCGGCCGTGCGCGCGCCCGGCTTCACGCCGGGGACGAAGGCGCCCTGCTTCTTCAGGTTCTCCGCGATGTCAACCGGGTTGTAGATGATCGCGGTGTAGAAGTAGGTGAAGAAGATGATCAGCAGCGTGAACACGGCGTAGTACGGCACGCTGTTCACGTCGAACCAGCGCGCGAAGCGCTGCAGCGCCCCGCCCCCGGCGAAGGTGGCCGCCGTGGCCGGCAGGATCATGATCGACTGCGCGAAGATGATCGGCATCACGCCGGCCATGTTCAGCCGGAGCGGGATGAACGACTTCTGCCCCTGCCGGATGCGCCCCCGCCCCATCACCTTCTGCGGGATCTGCACCGGGATCTTGCGCATGGCCATGGTGATGGCCACGGTCCCCGCGATGGTCACCGCCATCATGGCGAGGAGCACCACCACGGCGATCGGCTGCACGCCGCCGTTGGCCACCAGGCGGCCCGTCTCGTACAGCGCGGAGGGGAGCGCCTCGACGATCCCGAAGAAGATCATCAGGCTCATCCCGTTGCCGATGCCGCGCTCGGTGATCTGCTCGCCCAGCCACATGATGAACACCGCGCCCGTGGTGAGCGTCAGGATCATCACGATGCGGAAGCCCCACCCGGGGTTGACCACCGCCTGCGGCACCTGCGTCTCCAGGAACATGGCGTAGCCGTACGCCTGGAAGACGGAGAGCAGCACGGTGGCGTAGCGGGTGTACTGCGTGAGCTTCTTGCGCCCCTCCTCGCCCTCCTTCTGCATCTTCTCGATGCTGGGCACCACCGTGGCCAGCAGCTGGAACATGATGCTGGCCGAGATGTAGGGCATGATCCCGAGGGCGAAGACCGTGGCCTTGGACAGGCCGCCCCCGACGAACATGTCGTAGATCCCGAACGCGGTGCCGGCCAGGCGCCCCGCGTACTCGCGCAGCGCCACCACGTCGATCCACGGCGCCGTGACGTGGGCGCCGATCCGGTAGATGAACAGGCAGAGGAGCGTGAAAAGGATCTTCTCCTTCAGCTCCGGGATCCGGAACAGGTTCGCGACGGGGTTCGCCATGGTCAGACGATCTCCTGCACGGTGCCGCCGAGGCCCTCGATCTTCTCGCGGGCGGCCCGGCTGAAGCGGTGCGCGCTGACGTTCACCTTACGGGTGAGGTCGCCCGTGCCCAGCACCTTCACCGGGCGGCGGGCGTGGCCGATCAGCCCGTGCGCCTTCAGGGTGTCGGGGGTCACGTCGCCCTCGGGGATCGCCTCGAGCTGCCAGAGGTTCACCACCTGGTACTCGGTGCGCTCCAGCGGCGTGAAGCCGCGCTTGGGAAGGCGCCGCTGCAGCGGCATCTGGCCGCCCTCGAAGTGCGGCTTGCCGCCGCCGGGGCCGCTGTGGCCGGCGCGGGCCTTGGAGCCCTTGTGCCCCTTGCCGGCCGTCTTCCCCTGGCCGGAGCCGGGGCCGCGTCCCAGCCGCTTCCGGTCGCGGTGCGAGCCGGCGGGGCGGGACAGGTTGCTGAGGTCAGCCATGTCACTGCTCCTGGGCGTCCTCCACCCTCACCAGGTGGCGGACCTGAAAGATCATGCCGCGGATCGCGTCGTTGTCTTCCTGCACGACGCTCCGCTGGTGCCTGAGGCCGAGCGCCTGAAGCGTCTTGCGGTGCTTCTCCGGCGCGCCCACCCCGCTCTTGGTCTGGGTGATCTTGATCTTAGCCACGGGCCCCTCCCAGCGCCTCCACCGGCACGCCGCGCTCCACCGCCAGCTGCTCGCGGGTGGTGAGCTTGGTCAGCGCGTCCATGGTGGCCAGCACCATGTTGAAGGGGTTGTTGCTCCCCAGGCTCTTGGTGAGGATGTCGTGGATCCCCACGCACTCCAGCACCGCCCGCACGGCGCCGCCGGCGATCACGCCGGTGCCGGGCGCCGCGGGGCGCAGCAGCACGCGGCCCGCGCCCGCCTCGCCCACCACGTCGTGCGGCAGCGTCCCGTGCGTCACCGGCACGCGCACCATGGCCCGGCGCGCCGAGTCGATGGCCTTGCGCACCGCCTCGGAGACCTCGTTGGCCTTCCCCGTCCCCACGCCCACCTTCCCCGCCTGGTCGCCCACGGCCACCAGCGCGGTGAAGGAGAACCGCCGGCCGCCCTTCACCACCTTGGCCACGCGGTTGATGTGGATGACGTTCTCCTTGAGGTCGCTCCCCTGGCGCTCGTCGCGCCGGCCGCCGTCGCGGCGCTCGCCGCCGCGGCCGCGGCGGCCCTCGCGCTCGTCGCCGCCGCCCTGGCCGCCGCCCTGCGCGCCGAAGCCGCCGCCGCGCCCGCGCCCGGCACCGCCGCCCGGGCCGCCCCGGCCCCGGCCGCCACCGCCGCCGCCGCGCCCGCCGCGGCCCCCGCCGCCGCCGCTCTGTCTGTGCTCCGCCATGCTCGCTCCTTTAGAACTCGAGGCCGCCCTCGCGGGCGCCCTCGGCGAAGGCCTTCACGCGGCCGTGGTACAGGTAGCCGCCGCGGTCGAACACCACCGCGGTCACGCCGGCCTCGCGGGCCTGGCCGGCCAGCAGCTTGCCGGCCTCGCGGCTCGCGTCGCTCTTGGTCAGCTCGCCCCGGCGCTCGCGCAGCGCCGGCGAGTTCGTCGAAATGCCCACGATGGTGCGGCCGGCCACGTCGTCGACCACCTGCCCCTCGATGTGGTTGAGGGAGCGGTAGACGACCAGGCGCGGGCGCTCGGGGGTGCCGTGGACCTTGCCGCGCACCCGGCGGTGGCGGCGGACGCGCTTCTCCTCGCGCGTCCTGGCCCGGATCCGTGCTCTCGCCATTGGTTCCTCTGGTTGACTATGCGATGATCGGCCGCTGGGCGCGGGCGGCTACTTGCCGCCCGCCTTGCCCGCCTTGCGGCGGATCACCTCGCCCTGGTACTTGATGCCCTTGCCCTTGTACGGCTCGGGCGGACGCAGGCTGCGGATCTCGGCCGCCACCTGCCCCACCACCTCCTTGTCGGTCCCCGCGACCTCCACCGTGGTGGGGTTCACCGCGCGCAGCGTGATCCCCGGCGGCGCCTTGTAGTCGATCGGGTGGCTGTAGCCGAGCGCCAGCGTCAGCCCGAAGGGCTTGGTCTCGGCGCGGTAGCCCACGCCCACGATCTCCAGCGTCTTGGTGAAGCCCGCGGTCACGCCCTCGACCATGTTGGCCACCAGGGTGCGGCTGAGCCCGTGCAGCGCGCGGTGCTCCGGCTGGTCGCTCGGCCGCTCCACGCGGATCTCGCCGTCCTCGCGGCGCACGATCACGTCCCGGTGCAGCGTGCGCTGCAGCTCGCCCCTGGGGCCCTTCACCCGGACGGTGTTGCCGTCCACCTGCACGTCCACCCCCGCGGGGATGGCGATCGGCCTCTTCCCGATGCGCGACATCGTCAGCTCTCCTTACCACACGATGGCGAGCAGCTCGCCGCCGACCTTGGCGGCGCGGGCCTCGCGGTCGGTCATCACGCCGCGCGAGGTGGACAGCAGCGCCATCCCCAGCCCGTTGCGCACGCGCGGCACCTCCTCGACGCCCACGTACTTGCGCAGCCCCGGCTTGGAGACGCGGCGCAGCTCGCGGATGACGGGCTTGTCCTGGTAGTACTTCAGGTACAGCCTGAGCACCGGGTGCGGGCCGTCCTCCAGGACCTTGTAGTCGTGGATGTAGTGATTTTCCTTGAGAAGGCGGGCGATCTCCACCTTCAGCTTGCTGAGCGGCATGTCGACCCTCCGGTGGCGCGCCAGCTGCGCGTTGCGGATGCGGGTCAGCATGTCGGCGATCGGATCGGTCACCATGCTGGGTCTCTCCTAGAGTATCCGGCGGGGGTGCCGGACTTTCAGGAAGTGGAATTGTCTTAGGGGACAGGGTACAGGGGACAGGGGACAGCCTGCAACGGCGCTCCCAACGTCCTTCCGCTTTTCCTTCCCCACTACCTCCCGGCGGAGACTTCGGATTTCAGGCTCGGGGCTGACGCGCGGACGCATCCGCTCGCTGTCCCCTGTACCCTCTTCCCTGTCCCCTGCCGTTCCCTACCAGCTCGCCTTGCGCACCCCGGGGATCTCCCCCGAGAGCGCCATCTGCCGGAAGCAGACGCGGCAGAGCCCGAACTTGCGCAGGAAGGCCCGGGGGCGGCCGCAGCGGTTGCAGCGGTTGTGCACCCGGACGCCGAACTTCGGCTTGCGCTTCGACTTCTCGATCAGGGCCTTGCGTGCCATTTCGACTGTCGCCTGAGTGGTTGCGTTTCGACCGGAGCCGGTTCAGTACCCCGCCTCCGGAAACCGGTGCCCGGGAGTTTCGCCCGCCCGGGCACCGCCGTCCGTCTTACGCCGCCTGGACGATCACGGGGGACTCGCCGCGGAACGGCATCCCCAGCTCGCGCAGCAGCGCCAGCGCCTCGTCGTCCCGGGTGGTCGAGGTGACGAAGGTGATGTCCATCCCGTGGACCTTCTCCACCTTGTCGTAGTCGATCTCCGGGAAGATGAGCTGCTCCTTCACGCCCATGGTGTAGTTCCCGCGGCCGTCGAACGAGCGGGTCGGCACGCCGCGGAAGTCGCGGATGCGCGGCATGGCCACGTTGACCAGCCGGTCCAGGAACTCCCACATGCGGTCGCGCCGCAGCGTGACCGTCACGCCGACGGGCGAGCCCTCGCGCAGCGCGAAGTTCGAGATCGCCTTCTTGGCCTTGGTCACCACCGGCTTCTGGCCGGTGATGGCGCCGATCTCGGCGACCACGCCCTCGAGCAGCTTGGGGTTCTTGGGCGCCTCGCCCAGGCCCACGTTGACGGTGATCTTCTCCAGCCGGGGGATGCGCATCGGCGTGGTCCAGCCGAACTCCTGCTGGAGCTTCGCCCGCACCGTCTCCTCGTAGTAGCGCTGCAGCCGCGGCTTCTGCCGCGGGCCCGTCTCGGCGGCGGGCGCCTCTTCCTCGGCCGCCTTCTGCTTGTCCTTCTTCGCCATCGTCTCCTCGCTCCGTATCCCCGCGCGACTCAGGTCGAGCCCGGGAGGGCGGTCACGTTGTGAGTTCTTCTTTAGTCCTGAGTCCTTAGTCCTTTAGTGCTTAGTCCTGAGCGCCGAGTCTGAGCAGTTGCACTAAGGACTAAAAGACTAAGGACTAAGCACTTAACACTAGGCCTTCGGAATCACCTGCCCCGAGCGGGCCGAGACCCGCGCCCGCTTCCCGTCGGGGCCTACGCCAGAGCGCACCCGGGTGGGCTCGCCGCTCTTGGGGTCCAGGAGCATCACGTTCGAGGCGTGGATCGGGGCCTCGAACTCGATGATCCCGCCCTCGGGGGCGGCCGGCGAGGGCTTGCGGTGGCGCTTGCGCAGGTTCACGCCCTGCACCACCACGCGGCCCTTGTCGGGCTCCACGCGGATCACCGTCCCCTCGTGGCCCTTGTAGTTGCCGGAGATGACCTTCACGCGGTCGCCCCGGCGGATGTTCAGCCTGCTCATCAGATCACCTCCGGCGCCAGCGAGACGATCTTCATGTAGCGCTTGTCGCGCAGCTCGCGGGCGACGGGCCCGAAGATGCGCGTGGCGCGGGGCTCGCCCGCGTCGTTGATGATGACGGCCGCGTTCTCGTCGAACTTGATGTAGCTGCCGTCCTTGCGCCGGACCTCCTTGGTGGTGCGCACCACCACCGCCTTGGCCACGTCGCCCTTCTTCACGGTCCCGTCGGGGAGCGCGTCCTTGATGGCCACGATCACCTGGTCGCCCACCGAGGCGTAGCGGCGCTTGCTCCCGCCGAGCACGCGGATCACCAGCGCCTTCTTGGCGCCGGAGTTGTCCGCGATCCGGACGATCGATTCCTGCTGCAGCATGGTCTGCTCCTCTGGATAGCGCCGGCTCTAGCGGGCCCGCTCGATCAGCTCGGAGACACGCCACCGCTTGGTCTTCGACAGCGGCCGGGTCTCGGTGATGCGCACCACGTCGCCGGGGTGGTACTCGTTGTTCTCGTCGTGCGCGTGGTACTTCTTGGAGCGCGTCACCTGCTTTCCGTACAGCGGGTGCGCGTAGCGGCGCTCCACCTTCACCACCACGGTCTTGTCCATCTTGTCGGAGACCACGGTCCCCACGCGGGTCTTCCGCTGGCCGCGCTCCAGCTCGTTCTCGTTCTCGGCCATGTCAGCGGCTCCCCTGCTCCTGGTTCTGGCGCTCGCGCTGGATCGTCTTCAGCCGCGCGATGTCGCGGCGGATGTTGCGCAGCAGCATCGGGTTCTCCAGCTGCTGGGTCGCCGAGCGGAAGCGCAGCCGGAAGCGCTCCTCCTGGAGCTGCTCGATGCGCTCGGCGATCTCCTCGTCGGTCATCTCGCGGATCTCGGTGCCGTTCACGCCTCACCTCCCTCGGCGGGGGCCGCGTGGGCCTCGGCCCGCTCGCGCTCGACGATCTTGGCCTTCACCGGGAGCTTGGCGGCCGCCAGCTGCAGCGCCCGCCTGGCGATCTCGGGAGCGACGCCCTCCAGCTCGAACATGATCCGCCCGGGCCTGACCACGGCCACCCACCCCTCCGGGTTGCCCTTGCCCTTGCCCATGCGCACTTCCAGGGGCTTCTTGGTAATGGTCTTGTCCGGGAAGATCCGGATCCACACCTTGCCGCCGCGCTTGATGTGGCGCGTCATGGCGATACGGGCCGCCTCGATCGAGCGGTTGCTGATCCAGCCGGGCTCCAGCGCCTGCAGGCCGAAGTCGCCGAAGGCCACGTAGTTGCCCCGGGTGGCGGCGCCGCGCATGCGGCCCTTCATCTGCTTGCGGTACTTGACTCTCTTGGGAGCGAGCATCGTAGTGGTCCTCCGTTACCGGGCGTCGGTCGAGTAGGTGCGCCCGCGGCGGTTCTCGACGACCTCGCCCTTGAACACCCAGACCTTCACGCCGATCGTCCCGTAGGTCGTGCGCGCGGTCGACTGGGCGTAGTCGATGTCGGCCCGCAGCGTCTGCAGCGGGATGCGGCCCTCCTTGTACCCCTCGGTGCGGGCGATCTCGGCGCCGTTCAGGCGCCCGGCCACCTGCACCTTGATCCCCTCGGCGCCGGCGCGCATGGCGTTCTGCACCGCGCGCTTCATGGCGCGGCGGAAGCTGACGCGCTGCACCAGCTGGTGCGCGATGCTGTCGGCGATCAGCTGCGCGTCCACCTCGGGGCGCTTGACCTCCTCCACGTTGATCGCCACCTCGTTGCCGGGGCTGAGGCGCGCCAGCTCGTCGCGGAGCTTGTCGACCTCGGCGCCGCCCTTGCCGATCACCACGCCCGGGCGGGCGGTGTGCACGGTGACGATCGTCTTGCCGGGCTTCCTCTCGATCTCGATCTCCGAGATCGAGGCGTGGCCCAGGCGCTGGTGGAGGTATTTGCGGATCTTCTCGTCCTCGACGAGCTTCGCCGGGAAGTCGCGCTCGGCGAACCAGCGGGACTTCCAGGGGGCCACGATCCCCAGCCGGAACCCGCGCGGATGAGTCTTCTGTCCCACGGCGCTACTCCTTGGTGTCGACGACGATGGTGAGCTGGCTGGTCCGCTTCAGGATCGGGGTGGCGCGGCCCATGGCGCGGGGGCTGAAGCGCTTGAGCGTGGGCCCCTCGTTGACGTACGCCTCCCTGACCACCAGCTCGTCGGCGTCGACGTAGCCGCCCGCCGCGTCGGCGTGCTGGGTGGCGTTGGCGACGGCCGAGCGGAGCGTCTTCTCGATCGGGCGGGTGGCCGCCTTCTTCGAGAACTTCAGGATCGAGTACGCCTCGTTGACTCCCCGGCCGCGGATCAGGTCCAGGACCATCCGCATCTTGCGCGGGCTCATCCCGATGTTGCGGGCGATGGCGCGAGCCTTCATGGTCTTCTCCTCCATGCCCTAGCGCGCCTTGGCGCGCTTGTCGACGAGCTTGCCGCCGTGCCCCTTGAAGGTGCGCGTGGGGGCGAACTCGCCCAGCTTGTGCCCCACCATCTGCTCGGTGAGGTACACGGGGATGAACTTGTTGCCGTTGTGCACGGCCAGCGTGTGGCCGACGAACTCCGGGGTGATGGTGGAAGAGCGCGACCAGGTCTTCACGACCCGCTTCTCGTTCTTCTCGTTCATCGCCCGGATCTTCTTCTGGAGGCTCTCCTCGACGAAGGGCCCCTTCTTCAGGCTCCTGGGCATCGTTCGGTTCGTTCCTTCCTCGCTCTTAGCTCTCCCGGGCCTCGGTGCCGCGGGAGGGGTCCACGTGGCCCGGGTCTCAGGCCGGGACAGTGGTGGACGCGAACATCAAGTGCGTTAGTCCTTAGTGCTTAGTGCGTTAGTGAACTGCTAACACACTAAGGACTAAGCACTAAGGACTCAGCACTTACTTCGTGGCCTTGCCGCGCTTGCGGCCGCGCACGATCAGCTTGTTCGACGCCTTCTTGGCGTGGCGGGTCTTCACGCCCTCGGGCTTGCCCCACGGGGAGACCGGGGGCCGGCCGCCCGAGCTCTTCCCCTCGCCGCCGCCCAGCGGGTGGTCGACCGGGTTCATGGCCACGCCGCGCACCTTCGGCCGCTTGCCGCGCCAGCGGTTGGCGCCCGCCTTGCCGATCGACTGCTTCTCGTGGTCCACGTTGCCCACCTGGCCCACCGTGGCCATGCACTCCCGGCGCACCAGGCGCACCTCGGTGCTGGGCAGGCGCAGGGTGACGTAGTCGCCCTCCTTGGCCGCGATCTGCACGCCGGCGCCCGCCGAGCGGGCCAGCTGCGCGCCCTTGCCCGGCTTCAGCTCCACGTTGTGCACCGTGGTGCCCAGCGGGATCTCGGCCAGCGGGAGCGCGTTGCCGGGCTTGATGTCGGAGCCCGACCCGCTGGTGACGGTGTCGCCCACCTGCAGCCCGCGCGGGTGCAGGATGTAGCGGCGCTCGCCGTCCTCGTACACCAGGAGCGCCAGGTTGGCGGTGCGGTTCGGGTCGTACTCGATCCGCTCCACCTTCGCCGGCACGCCGGCCTTGTCCGAGCGCTTGAAGTCGACCTTGCGGTAGAGCTTCTTGTGGCCGCCGCCGATGTGGCGCGCGGTCACGTGACCGTGGTGGTTGCGGCCGCCGCTCTTGGACAGCTTCTCGGTCAGCGACTTCTCGGGGCGGCCCTTGTGGGTCACCTCGCCGAAGTCGCTGGTCTGCCGGAAGCGGGTGCCGGGAGTCACCGGCTTGAACTGCTTCGTCGGCATCTCACACCCCCTCGAAGAGCTCGATGCTGTCGCCCTCGGCGAGGGTGACCACTGCCTTCTTCCAGCTCGCCCGGCGGCCGGCGTGGCGGCCCATGCGCTTGGCCTTGCCGGCGTAGCGCATGGTGCGCACGTCCTTGACCTTCACGTCGAACTGCTTCTCGACCGCGCGGGCGATCTCGATCTTGTTGGCGTCCTTGGCCACCACGAAGGTGTAGGCGCCCAGCTCGTCCAGGACCCGGTGGCTCTTCTCGGTCACCAGCGGGCGGACGATCACCTCGTTGATGTTACGCATTGGCCACCTCCTCCTCGGGCACCGCGCCCTGGCGCACGCGCTCCAGCGCGGCCTGCTCGATCACCAGCCGGCGGGCCACCATCACGTCGTAGGCCGAGGCCTGCGCGAACGGCAGCACCTCGACGTTCGGGAGGTTGCGCGCCGACAGGTACACGTTCTCCTGCGACCCGTCGGTGAGCACCAGGACGCGCTTGGCGTCGGCGGCGCCGATCTTCTGGATCAGCTCGGCGAAGGGGCGCGTCTTCGGGCCCGCCAGGTCGAAGCGCTCCACCACGGCGATCTCGCCGTTCAGGGCCCGCTGGTTGAAGGCGGAGCGGCGCGCGAGCGCCTTCACCTTGCGCGGCACGTCCTGGTGGTAGTCGCGCGGGGAGGGCCCGAACACGATCCCGCCGCCCCGCCAGTGGGGGGCGCGGATCGAGCCCTGGCGCGCCCGGCCGGTGCCCTTCTGACGCCAGGCCTTGCGCTTGCCCCCGGAGACCTCGCCCCGGGTCTTGGTCGAGGCGGTCCCCTGGCGGCGGTTGGCCAGGTGCGCCTTCACGGTCTGGTGCAGGGCGGCCTCGTGGACGCGCCCGTCGAACAGCTCCTCGGGGAGCTGCACGTCGCCGGCCGGCTCGCCGGCGGCGCTGTAGAGCTTCGCGGTCAGCATCCGGGCCTCACTGCTTCTGGATGAACACGACGCCGTTGATCGGGCCCGGCACCGCGCCGCGCACGTACAGCAGGTTGCGCTCGCGGTCGACCTTGGCCACCAGCAGGTTGCGCACGGTCTGCTGCTCGGCCCCCATGTGGCCGGGCATGCGCTTGCCCTTGATCACGCGGCTCGGGTTGGTGCCCGCCCCGATGGAGCCGGGGGCGCGGTGGATGCGGGTGGCGCCGTGGCTGGCGCGCCCGCCGCCGAAGCCGTGGCGCTTCATCACGCCCTGGAAGCCGCGCCCCTTGGTGACGCCCGTCACCTTCACGCGGCCGCCGCGCTCGAACCCCTCCACGGTCACCCGGGCGCCCACCTCGGGCGCCTGGTCGGCCTCGAAGCGGAACTCCTTCAGCACCGCCGGCGCGGCCTCCAGGCCGGCCTTCACCGCGTGGCCCTTCTCGGCCTTGCTGGCGCGGCGCTCCTTCTGCTCGCCGAACCCGAGCTGGACGGCCGAGTAGCCCTCCTTCTCCCGGGTGCGGACCTGC from Longimicrobium sp. includes these protein-coding regions:
- the map gene encoding type I methionyl aminopeptidase — its product is MITLYAPDEIDVIARAGRILAALYAVAPGQVRPGVSTGELDRFAEDFIRSHAGAEPAFKGLYGFPATLCTSVNHEVVHGIPSHRRRLAEGDVVSIDCGVKLEGFYADAALTLPVGEVKPEVAELLERTRAALYRGIAETRPGHRLGDVGAAIQEVADAAGYGVVRELVGHGVGRKPHEEPQVPNFGRRGKGLKLAEGMVLAIEPMFNLGVAGVRTMPDRWTVVTADRRVSAHFEHTVAVTPQGPRILTVDPAVESPYPAAPAAAAGPGV
- a CDS encoding adenylate kinase produces the protein MDVILLGAPGAGKGTQGVLLAEKLGVPKIATGDMLRDAVRAGTELGRRAKAVMDTGGLVPDDVILGMVRERLARPDAAGGAVFDGYPRNAAQAGQLDRLLADAGRRIGAVVYLEVADEAIVRRMSGRRTDPETGTVYHVEHNPPPPEVAPRVVQRDDDREDTVRRRLEVYRASTAPLVEHYRAAGVPVHTVDGDRPIEAVQGDILRLLGR
- the secY gene encoding preprotein translocase subunit SecY, with product MANPVANLFRIPELKEKILFTLLCLFIYRIGAHVTAPWIDVVALREYAGRLAGTAFGIYDMFVGGGLSKATVFALGIMPYISASIMFQLLATVVPSIEKMQKEGEEGRKKLTQYTRYATVLLSVFQAYGYAMFLETQVPQAVVNPGWGFRIVMILTLTTGAVFIMWLGEQITERGIGNGMSLMIFFGIVEALPSALYETGRLVANGGVQPIAVVVLLAMMAVTIAGTVAITMAMRKIPVQIPQKVMGRGRIRQGQKSFIPLRLNMAGVMPIIFAQSIMILPATAATFAGGGALQRFARWFDVNSVPYYAVFTLLIIFFTYFYTAIIYNPVDIAENLKKQGAFVPGVKPGARTAEYIDRVMTRISLPGALFLAAIAIVPSMVLNAFGVAGLSRVLGGTGLLIVVGVALDTVQQMQQHLLLRRYDGFMKKGRVKFRGRQQRYI
- the rplO gene encoding 50S ribosomal protein L15; translated protein: MADLSNLSRPAGSHRDRKRLGRGPGSGQGKTAGKGHKGSKARAGHSGPGGGKPHFEGGQMPLQRRLPKRGFTPLERTEYQVVNLWQLEAIPEGDVTPDTLKAHGLIGHARRPVKVLGTGDLTRKVNVSAHRFSRAAREKIEGLGGTVQEIV
- the rpmD gene encoding 50S ribosomal protein L30, with translation MAKIKITQTKSGVGAPEKHRKTLQALGLRHQRSVVQEDNDAIRGMIFQVRHLVRVEDAQEQ
- the rplR gene encoding 50S ribosomal protein L18; its protein translation is MARARIRARTREEKRVRRHRRVRGKVHGTPERPRLVVYRSLNHIEGQVVDDVAGRTIVGISTNSPALRERRGELTKSDASREAGKLLAGQAREAGVTAVVFDRGGYLYHGRVKAFAEGAREGGLEF
- the rplF gene encoding 50S ribosomal protein L6 translates to MSRIGKRPIAIPAGVDVQVDGNTVRVKGPRGELQRTLHRDVIVRREDGEIRVERPSDQPEHRALHGLSRTLVANMVEGVTAGFTKTLEIVGVGYRAETKPFGLTLALGYSHPIDYKAPPGITLRAVNPTTVEVAGTDKEVVGQVAAEIRSLRPPEPYKGKGIKYQGEVIRRKAGKAGGK
- the rpsH gene encoding 30S ribosomal protein S8; the encoded protein is MVTDPIADMLTRIRNAQLARHRRVDMPLSKLKVEIARLLKENHYIHDYKVLEDGPHPVLRLYLKYYQDKPVIRELRRVSKPGLRKYVGVEEVPRVRNGLGMALLSTSRGVMTDREARAAKVGGELLAIVW
- a CDS encoding type Z 30S ribosomal protein S14, with amino-acid sequence MARKALIEKSKRKPKFGVRVHNRCNRCGRPRAFLRKFGLCRVCFRQMALSGEIPGVRKASW
- the rplE gene encoding 50S ribosomal protein L5, with the protein product MAKKDKQKAAEEEAPAAETGPRQKPRLQRYYEETVRAKLQQEFGWTTPMRIPRLEKITVNVGLGEAPKNPKLLEGVVAEIGAITGQKPVVTKAKKAISNFALREGSPVGVTVTLRRDRMWEFLDRLVNVAMPRIRDFRGVPTRSFDGRGNYTMGVKEQLIFPEIDYDKVEKVHGMDITFVTSTTRDDEALALLRELGMPFRGESPVIVQAA
- the rplX gene encoding 50S ribosomal protein L24, translating into MNIRRGDRVKVISGNYKGHEGTVIRVEPDKGRVVVQGVNLRKRHRKPSPAAPEGGIIEFEAPIHASNVMLLDPKSGEPTRVRSGVGPDGKRARVSARSGQVIPKA
- the rplN gene encoding 50S ribosomal protein L14 produces the protein MLQQESIVRIADNSGAKKALVIRVLGGSKRRYASVGDQVIVAIKDALPDGTVKKGDVAKAVVVRTTKEVRRKDGSYIKFDENAAVIINDAGEPRATRIFGPVARELRDKRYMKIVSLAPEVI
- the rpsQ gene encoding 30S ribosomal protein S17, with translation MAENENELERGQRKTRVGTVVSDKMDKTVVVKVERRYAHPLYGKQVTRSKKYHAHDENNEYHPGDVVRITETRPLSKTKRWRVSELIERAR
- the rpmC gene encoding 50S ribosomal protein L29, which gives rise to MNGTEIREMTDEEIAERIEQLQEERFRLRFRSATQQLENPMLLRNIRRDIARLKTIQRERQNQEQGSR
- the rplP gene encoding 50S ribosomal protein L16 encodes the protein MLAPKRVKYRKQMKGRMRGAATRGNYVAFGDFGLQALEPGWISNRSIEAARIAMTRHIKRGGKVWIRIFPDKTITKKPLEVRMGKGKGNPEGWVAVVRPGRIMFELEGVAPEIARRALQLAAAKLPVKAKIVERERAEAHAAPAEGGEA
- the rpsC gene encoding 30S ribosomal protein S3 — protein: MGQKTHPRGFRLGIVAPWKSRWFAERDFPAKLVEDEKIRKYLHQRLGHASISEIEIERKPGKTIVTVHTARPGVVIGKGGAEVDKLRDELARLSPGNEVAINVEEVKRPEVDAQLIADSIAHQLVQRVSFRRAMKRAVQNAMRAGAEGIKVQVAGRLNGAEIARTEGYKEGRIPLQTLRADIDYAQSTARTTYGTIGVKVWVFKGEVVENRRGRTYSTDAR